In the genome of Deinococcus deserti VCD115, one region contains:
- a CDS encoding VWA domain-containing protein produces the protein MWSLRRFARHHFLTRLSLALFLSASGAGQAQSGPTMIQLILDSSGSMFSRLPGGDTRMATAQAVMTDFIGRLPNDPNLNVGLRLYGAAINAADPGACQDSKLVLPMRGLDRSALLAAVRGARPKGATPIVYSLQQAAQDFPTTAGRRIVVLVTDGQESCQGDVKGALEAFRSRGLEVDVRVIGIDLDARAQASFAGVGTFVNTRSAGELASALGQAVQAVAPPAQVKVPVVVTLTSGGQPVTSGPVVRMTRTVGGAAAESLQTVGGEYRAELTPGTYSVQVEATNGTQTYAGLTVTTDGPNRFSFNIAAVQAVQLQVAPAQPVAGGRVTVTYSGAPGGTNNWVTLARREDPDTAYLDWSKVSGAAGQVDLAVQDEETVFEARYMLVNSDGSTRVVGRSAPFTARRASVSLAGPGSAAAGSQIEVRWTGPNNPGDYVTIVPKGAPVGTYLNYFYTRNGNPGRLITPLTPGDYEIRYNNDISGRMLASVPITLSAASYGLQAPTTAVAGSQIEVRWTGPNNPGDYVTIVPKGAPVGSYLNYFYTRNGNPGRLITPLAPGDYEVRYSTEAQSPNPTLHSVPVRLSAATYGLVAPREAKAGSTIQVRWTGPNNGGDYVTIVRKGAPVGAYLNYFYTSAGNPGQLTLPSEPGEYELRYSTEAQSPNPTLFSVPFTVR, from the coding sequence ATGTGGTCATTGCGCCGCTTCGCCCGTCATCACTTCCTGACGCGTCTAAGTCTCGCCCTGTTCCTCTCTGCATCCGGAGCAGGTCAGGCCCAGAGCGGTCCCACCATGATCCAGTTGATTCTGGATTCTTCGGGAAGCATGTTTTCCCGCCTTCCTGGGGGCGACACGCGGATGGCCACCGCACAGGCCGTCATGACAGACTTTATTGGACGTCTGCCGAACGATCCGAACCTCAACGTGGGCCTGCGGCTCTACGGCGCGGCCATAAATGCAGCGGACCCCGGTGCCTGCCAGGACAGCAAGCTGGTCCTACCCATGCGCGGGCTTGACCGGTCAGCATTGCTTGCCGCCGTCCGAGGCGCGCGACCCAAAGGAGCAACGCCGATCGTCTACAGCCTGCAACAGGCCGCTCAGGACTTTCCGACCACAGCAGGCCGCCGGATCGTTGTGCTGGTCACAGACGGGCAGGAGTCCTGTCAGGGCGACGTGAAAGGAGCGTTGGAGGCCTTCCGGTCCCGCGGGCTGGAAGTTGATGTGCGCGTTATTGGCATTGATCTGGACGCCCGCGCCCAGGCTTCCTTTGCGGGAGTGGGCACCTTCGTCAACACCCGGAGCGCCGGCGAACTCGCCTCGGCGCTCGGGCAGGCGGTTCAGGCAGTAGCGCCGCCCGCCCAGGTGAAAGTCCCAGTGGTCGTCACGCTAACCTCGGGCGGACAGCCAGTGACAAGCGGACCGGTGGTCCGCATGACCCGCACTGTAGGAGGCGCGGCGGCCGAATCGCTTCAGACCGTGGGCGGCGAGTACCGTGCGGAGCTCACGCCAGGTACCTACTCCGTCCAGGTGGAGGCCACCAATGGAACACAGACGTATGCTGGATTGACGGTCACCACGGATGGACCTAACCGGTTTTCTTTCAATATCGCTGCCGTGCAGGCCGTGCAGTTGCAAGTTGCTCCCGCCCAACCCGTCGCGGGTGGCCGGGTCACGGTAACGTACAGCGGCGCACCGGGCGGCACGAACAACTGGGTGACGCTGGCGCGGCGTGAAGATCCCGACACCGCCTATCTGGACTGGTCAAAGGTGTCGGGTGCCGCAGGACAAGTAGACCTGGCCGTTCAGGATGAAGAGACCGTGTTTGAGGCGAGATACATGCTGGTCAATTCGGACGGCAGTACCCGGGTTGTGGGTCGGAGTGCGCCGTTCACTGCACGCCGGGCTTCCGTGTCGCTCGCGGGACCTGGCAGTGCAGCGGCGGGCAGCCAGATTGAGGTGCGGTGGACCGGGCCGAACAACCCCGGAGATTACGTGACCATCGTCCCCAAAGGCGCGCCAGTCGGCACCTACCTCAACTACTTCTACACCAGGAACGGCAATCCAGGACGCTTAATCACGCCGTTGACGCCGGGCGACTACGAAATCCGGTACAACAACGACATCAGCGGGCGCATGCTGGCCAGCGTGCCTATAACCCTGTCGGCCGCGTCCTATGGCCTGCAGGCACCTACCACGGCGGTGGCGGGCAGCCAGATCGAGGTGCGGTGGACCGGGCCAAACAACCCCGGAGATTACGTGACCATCGTCCCCAAAGGCGCGCCAGTCGGCAGCTACCTCAACTACTTCTACACCAGGAACGGCAATCCAGGACGCTTAATCACGCCGTTGGCACCGGGCGATTACGAGGTCCGGTACTCCACCGAAGCGCAGAGCCCCAACCCAACGCTCCACAGCGTGCCGGTCCGGCTGTCTGCTGCCACCTATGGTCTGGTCGCGCCGCGGGAGGCGAAGGCAGGATCCACAATTCAGGTGCGCTGGACCGGACCAAACAATGGTGGGGACTACGTCACCATCGTCCGCAAGGGCGCACCTGTGGGCGCCTATCTGAATTACTTCTACACCTCAGCCGGCAACCCGGGGCAGCTCACGCTTCCCAGTGAACCTGGGGAATACGAGTTGCGGTACTCCACCGAAGCGCAGAGCCCCAATCCCACCCTATTTAGTGTGCCCTTTACTGTTAGGTAA
- a CDS encoding PxKF domain-containing protein yields the protein MSCTAFDRAGNPATATTSFTVNATPTFAFTGFYSPVDNFPAVNVVKGGAAVPLKFSPGGDQGMAIFAAGHPKVSAVGCASWGAGNLVEETVAASVSGLKYDAASGMYTYVWKTSRVSAKTCPSLTLRFVDGMEKAALFEAGADECQGFG from the coding sequence GTGTCCTGCACGGCCTTCGATCGTGCGGGCAATCCGGCGACTGCGACAACGTCCTTTACCGTGAATGCCACACCGACATTCGCGTTTACCGGCTTCTATAGCCCGGTGGATAACTTTCCGGCCGTCAATGTCGTAAAGGGTGGCGCCGCGGTTCCCCTGAAGTTCAGTCCGGGCGGCGACCAGGGGATGGCGATATTCGCCGCTGGACACCCGAAGGTCAGTGCCGTCGGCTGCGCCAGCTGGGGAGCTGGGAATCTTGTAGAGGAAACCGTGGCCGCCAGCGTGAGCGGACTGAAGTACGACGCAGCGAGTGGGATGTATACCTATGTGTGGAAGACCAGCCGCGTTTCGGCAAAGACGTGCCCGAGTCTGACCTTACGTTTTGTGGACGGAATGGAGAAGGCAGCGCTCTTCGAAGCGGGAGCGGACGAATGTCAGGGATTCGGCTGA
- a CDS encoding formylglycine-generating enzyme family protein — protein MLLRPARENMLWIPGGDFQMGSDHHYPEERPAHHVHVEGFWMDPHPVTNAEFRRFVEATGYVTLAERTPDPAQFPGVPLDVLVPGSVVFQQPAGPVPLYDHAGWWAYVPGACWHQPEGPHSTLTGQDSHPAVHVAFEDALAYAAWAGKMLPGEAEWEYAARGGLHGATFAWGDEERPQGRVMANTWHGRFPWENLDPHGFPRTSPVGTYPANGYGLHDMTGNVWEWTLDPFQPQHVIRHVKSCCTPLNTRAGTGGTRERRVIKGGSHLCAPNYCFRYRPASRQGQEVDSSTSHLGFRCIVRGAGNAPI, from the coding sequence ATGCTGCTTCGTCCCGCCCGCGAAAACATGCTTTGGATTCCCGGCGGTGACTTTCAGATGGGGTCCGACCACCACTACCCGGAAGAGCGCCCCGCGCACCACGTGCACGTTGAGGGCTTCTGGATGGACCCGCACCCCGTGACCAACGCCGAATTTCGCCGTTTCGTAGAGGCCACAGGATACGTGACGTTGGCGGAACGCACGCCTGACCCAGCTCAGTTTCCGGGCGTTCCCCTCGATGTCCTGGTGCCGGGCAGCGTGGTCTTTCAGCAGCCGGCCGGGCCTGTGCCGCTGTATGACCATGCCGGATGGTGGGCATACGTGCCCGGTGCCTGCTGGCACCAGCCGGAAGGCCCACACAGCACGCTGACTGGGCAGGACTCACACCCGGCCGTGCATGTCGCTTTCGAGGATGCTCTCGCGTACGCCGCGTGGGCTGGCAAAATGCTGCCCGGCGAAGCGGAATGGGAGTACGCCGCGCGCGGCGGTCTGCATGGCGCAACGTTCGCCTGGGGCGACGAGGAGCGCCCCCAGGGCCGCGTGATGGCGAACACCTGGCATGGCCGCTTCCCCTGGGAGAACCTGGACCCGCACGGTTTCCCACGAACCTCGCCGGTGGGTACGTACCCGGCAAATGGGTATGGCCTGCACGACATGACCGGCAACGTATGGGAATGGACCCTTGACCCGTTTCAGCCCCAGCATGTGATTCGCCACGTGAAGTCGTGCTGTACCCCGCTGAATACACGCGCGGGCACGGGCGGGACGCGTGAGCGGCGAGTGATTAAAGGGGGGTCACACCTGTGCGCACCGAACTACTGCTTCCGGTACCGGCCTGCTTCTCGGCAGGGACAGGAAGTGGATTCGTCCACATCACACCTGGGTTTTCGCTGCATTGTCCGGGGGGCCGGGAACGCGCCGATATAA
- a CDS encoding DUF2270 domain-containing protein, which yields MDEVLALPTVPLSRPHGGAATTSLAPITEASYSTNSANSLIHLYRAEVGKMTAYRARLDTSTNWAIVTTAGLSSFALGSSQNNHAVFLFAMFMNYFFLHLEARRFRTFEITHHRVRIMERFFYPAMLGDKVDAGWHQLLIAELAKPRSPITRMDALGWRLRRNYLWIYAAVLMAWIAKLDLLRGPDGSPALTGLVPLAAIGSLPGQLVLLAVGAFYVFLMHLAVRAVRQYPLEDG from the coding sequence ATGGACGAAGTGCTCGCGCTTCCGACCGTTCCGCTGTCCAGGCCACACGGAGGGGCGGCCACCACGAGCCTGGCGCCCATCACCGAAGCGAGCTATTCCACGAACTCGGCGAACAGCCTGATTCACCTGTACCGCGCGGAAGTCGGCAAAATGACCGCATACCGGGCGCGACTTGACACCAGCACCAACTGGGCGATCGTCACCACGGCCGGCCTTTCATCTTTTGCCCTGGGCAGCTCACAGAACAACCATGCGGTGTTCCTGTTTGCGATGTTCATGAACTACTTCTTCCTGCACCTCGAAGCACGCCGCTTCCGCACCTTCGAAATCACACATCACCGCGTGCGGATCATGGAGCGCTTCTTCTACCCAGCCATGCTGGGCGACAAGGTCGATGCCGGCTGGCACCAGCTGCTGATCGCGGAACTCGCCAAACCGCGCAGTCCCATCACTCGCATGGACGCGCTCGGCTGGAGGTTGCGGCGCAACTACCTGTGGATCTACGCGGCGGTGCTGATGGCCTGGATCGCCAAGCTTGACCTGCTGCGCGGCCCGGATGGGAGCCCTGCCCTGACTGGCCTGGTACCGCTCGCGGCCATCGGGAGCCTGCCAGGACAGTTGGTGCTGCTGGCTGTGGGGGCCTTCTACGTGTTTCTGATGCATCTTGCCGTGCGCGCCGTGCGACAGTACCCCCTGGAAGATGGGTAG
- a CDS encoding sulfatase family protein — translation MNPRPNILLINCHDLGTFLGCYGIPTVHTPHIDGLASDGVKFDRMFCVAPQCSPSRAALFTGRYPHNNGVMGLTHAHFAWDLHAGEQHLAQILRAAGYHTALVGVHHELRHENMAQVATRCGFDEAVGEAANDDAPGDVMTERALDVLRRQAGAERPFYLQLGYYEPHRLTPKVREERDYLGFIGDYIEPDDSLGLTIPAYLSDTPGARAETAELQGAVRYLDACVGRVLQALRDLHLEQDTLVIFTTDHGLAFPRAKGSLYDPGLEIAFLVRYPARGWAGGRVQQDLLSNVDVVPTLLELLDLPVSPDVQGQSFLNVLDGAGPSGRTEVFSEITFHDYYDPRRAIRTEQYKLIVNFCAAPAFMNTSQSWRPRIDTENPVYPMLAYHPPTELYDLHNDPLEYRNLADEPSYRRVHQALLARLHAWMHNTQDPLLQGAVTSPLHRRVVAALKEAETPVLDPASHD, via the coding sequence ATGAACCCTCGTCCTAATATCCTCCTGATCAACTGCCATGACCTCGGCACGTTTCTCGGCTGCTACGGTATTCCCACCGTACACACCCCCCACATCGACGGCCTCGCCTCGGACGGCGTGAAATTCGACCGGATGTTCTGCGTTGCCCCGCAGTGCAGTCCCTCTCGCGCGGCGCTGTTCACCGGCCGCTACCCGCACAACAACGGCGTGATGGGCCTTACTCACGCCCATTTTGCCTGGGACCTGCACGCCGGCGAGCAGCACCTGGCCCAGATCCTGCGCGCTGCCGGCTATCACACTGCGCTGGTCGGTGTGCACCACGAACTCCGGCACGAAAACATGGCCCAGGTCGCCACGCGCTGCGGCTTCGATGAGGCCGTCGGCGAAGCCGCCAACGATGACGCACCTGGCGACGTCATGACCGAACGAGCCCTTGATGTACTTCGGCGGCAGGCGGGCGCCGAGCGCCCCTTCTACCTGCAACTCGGGTACTACGAACCGCACCGCCTCACGCCCAAAGTTCGCGAGGAGCGTGACTACCTCGGCTTTATCGGCGATTACATCGAACCGGACGATAGCCTGGGACTGACCATCCCCGCGTACCTCAGCGACACGCCAGGCGCCCGCGCGGAAACTGCCGAGCTGCAAGGCGCCGTGCGTTACCTCGACGCGTGTGTCGGCCGGGTGCTCCAGGCCCTGCGCGACCTGCACCTCGAGCAGGACACCCTGGTGATCTTTACAACCGACCACGGCCTGGCCTTCCCACGCGCCAAGGGCTCACTCTATGACCCAGGCCTGGAAATCGCGTTTCTCGTCCGCTACCCCGCGCGCGGCTGGGCCGGCGGGCGCGTACAGCAGGACCTGCTGTCGAACGTTGATGTCGTGCCCACCCTGCTTGAACTGCTGGACCTCCCCGTTTCCCCCGACGTGCAGGGCCAGAGCTTCCTCAACGTGCTGGACGGCGCCGGACCCTCAGGGCGCACGGAGGTATTCTCGGAAATTACCTTCCACGATTACTACGATCCCCGCCGCGCCATTCGCACCGAGCAGTACAAACTGATCGTCAACTTCTGCGCCGCACCGGCATTCATGAACACCTCGCAGTCATGGCGGCCACGCATCGACACTGAGAATCCGGTGTACCCCATGCTGGCCTACCACCCACCCACCGAGCTGTACGACCTGCACAACGACCCCCTGGAATACAGGAATCTTGCGGACGAGCCGTCATACCGCAGGGTGCATCAGGCCCTTCTTGCCCGCCTTCACGCGTGGATGCACAACACCCAGGACCCCCTGCTCCAGGGCGCCGTAACCTCACCGCTGCACCGTCGTGTGGTGGCGGCGCTCAAGGAAGCCGAAACGCCGGTGCTGGACCCGGCCAGTCACGACTAA
- a CDS encoding carbohydrate ABC transporter permease produces MTRAAFSLSRFTPGRLVRSALLLLAVCITLGPLLYTLLTSLKYLRDITAMNFVFTATPDNYAALFNPSQSNFLRLALNSLMVGVISTAIVTFVGVLGAYSLTRFRWNPGVRTGITWWLLFLNLIPPVVFAGPFYVIARKFGLYDTILAVAIAHAVINLPLAVFIMQSFFAEVPKELEEAAAIDGCSRMQTLVRIILPITRPGIAAASLLAFIFSWKDFLLALSLTSTPKSATIPIGIAAFAQEYSIRYGEMAAAATVATIPAVILVIFAQRHIVRGLTLGAVKG; encoded by the coding sequence ATGACCCGCGCTGCTTTCTCCCTGTCCCGGTTCACCCCCGGCCGCCTGGTACGCAGCGCGCTGCTGCTGCTCGCAGTGTGCATCACCCTGGGCCCACTGCTGTACACCCTCCTGACGTCACTGAAGTACCTGCGGGACATCACCGCGATGAACTTCGTGTTCACGGCAACGCCCGACAACTACGCGGCGCTGTTCAACCCCAGCCAGAGTAACTTCCTGCGCCTTGCGCTGAACAGCCTGATGGTGGGCGTGATCAGTACCGCCATCGTCACCTTCGTGGGTGTGCTCGGCGCGTACAGCCTCACCCGTTTCCGCTGGAACCCGGGCGTACGCACCGGCATCACCTGGTGGCTGCTGTTCCTCAATCTGATTCCGCCGGTCGTCTTCGCAGGCCCGTTTTACGTCATCGCCCGCAAATTCGGCTTGTACGACACCATCCTGGCCGTCGCAATCGCTCACGCCGTCATCAACCTGCCGCTCGCGGTGTTTATCATGCAGAGCTTTTTCGCAGAAGTGCCCAAAGAACTCGAGGAAGCCGCCGCCATCGACGGGTGCAGCCGCATGCAGACCCTGGTGCGCATCATCCTGCCCATCACCCGTCCCGGCATCGCGGCCGCCTCGCTGCTCGCGTTCATCTTCAGCTGGAAGGACTTCCTGCTGGCCCTGAGTCTCACCAGCACGCCAAAAAGCGCCACCATTCCGATCGGCATTGCCGCCTTCGCGCAGGAGTACAGCATCCGTTACGGAGAAATGGCTGCTGCGGCGACCGTCGCCACGATCCCCGCCGTGATTCTTGTGATTTTCGCGCAGCGGCACATCGTGCGTGGCCTGACCCTCGGCGCCGTCAAAGGCTGA
- a CDS encoding carbohydrate ABC transporter permease → MIGKQPWSSKPHVSKPLLATLLGSGDRYFQYWALLPVVLVLLALTIYPLQQLIVMSVSDVRFEGNVAQWTNVGGRHYAELLQDPVVTTAFRNTLLFVVVTVIVEVILGLILALAVAESRRLSWLYRPVLVLPILIPGIAIGTMWRLMYDVNYGVINQLLAKVGILGPTWTADPSLALFSVMIVDVWHWTSFLFLILLAGVESIPDELKEAARVDGATEAQVLRRVTLPLMTATIIMATLLRAVAAFKVFDEVYLLTGGGPGTSSQVVGLYIEQLIFQQGRVGYGSALAVIAALVAIVFIVMQTRLTSRKDAS, encoded by the coding sequence ATGATCGGAAAGCAACCGTGGTCATCCAAGCCTCACGTCTCCAAGCCCCTGCTCGCCACTTTGCTTGGCAGCGGTGACCGTTACTTCCAGTACTGGGCGTTGCTGCCCGTGGTGCTGGTGCTGCTTGCCCTGACCATCTACCCCCTCCAGCAGCTCATCGTCATGAGCGTGTCCGACGTCCGCTTCGAAGGCAACGTCGCTCAATGGACCAACGTAGGTGGCCGACACTACGCTGAACTGCTTCAGGACCCGGTGGTGACCACCGCCTTCCGCAACACGCTGTTGTTCGTGGTGGTCACCGTGATCGTCGAAGTAATCCTCGGGCTGATTCTGGCGCTCGCTGTGGCGGAATCCCGCCGCTTGTCGTGGCTGTACCGCCCGGTGCTCGTCCTGCCCATCCTTATACCTGGTATTGCCATCGGCACCATGTGGCGCTTGATGTATGACGTGAACTACGGCGTCATCAACCAGCTGCTCGCTAAGGTGGGCATCCTCGGCCCCACCTGGACCGCTGACCCCAGCCTGGCGCTGTTCTCCGTAATGATCGTCGATGTGTGGCACTGGACCAGCTTCCTGTTCCTGATCCTGCTGGCCGGCGTGGAATCCATCCCGGATGAACTCAAAGAAGCCGCCCGCGTGGACGGCGCAACCGAAGCGCAGGTGTTGCGCCGGGTCACGTTACCTCTGATGACCGCGACGATCATCATGGCTACCCTCCTGCGCGCCGTGGCGGCATTCAAAGTGTTCGATGAGGTCTATCTCCTTACAGGCGGGGGTCCAGGCACCTCCAGTCAGGTGGTCGGCCTGTACATCGAGCAACTGATCTTCCAGCAGGGACGAGTCGGCTACGGCTCGGCGCTCGCGGTGATCGCCGCACTCGTGGCCATCGTGTTCATCGTGATGCAAACCCGTCTGACCAGCCGAAAGGACGCTTCATGA
- a CDS encoding extracellular solute-binding protein, translating into MNSTRTRVTLTALLTGLTLSLSNSTAQGNTQAISILINDSPWFPGFKALVEQYQKETGRRVNLNVTPFAGMLQKTQNAVTAKESEFDLVNLNEQWYMRFYADGQITPLKKIDPAFKLDPQIIEYDYATRWDARLKNSNKKGEVLGLPINGNIQLLYYRKDLFDKAGLAAPKTWADVEKAAKVLHDAPNMYGFAARTSPPDYDYQGILNSYMGSVLKYDTSSKQWEVNLSQDVASRALDTWVRLGKTYGPRNYANLGQADMAALMSSGRLAMGVMVSALAPSFEDPKVSSVVGKVAATVVPGATATRRATMSGIWVMGIPQNLPTARKKAALDFLEWATSKKAQMNYARAGAIPVRQDVFEELGDEKQFAWMKAMAQSTPFIKAQPRVRESAQIIEVLNRRLPQVISGGAKSDATLDAAAREIHKILTDAGYKVKPLR; encoded by the coding sequence ATGAACAGCACCCGCACCCGTGTCACGCTTACCGCCCTCCTCACCGGGCTCACCCTCAGCCTGTCCAACAGCACCGCTCAGGGCAACACTCAGGCCATCAGCATCCTCATCAACGACTCCCCATGGTTCCCTGGCTTCAAGGCTCTTGTAGAGCAGTACCAGAAGGAAACGGGCCGGCGGGTCAACCTGAACGTCACTCCCTTTGCCGGCATGCTGCAAAAGACCCAGAACGCCGTGACGGCCAAAGAGAGTGAGTTCGACCTCGTCAACCTCAATGAGCAGTGGTACATGCGCTTTTACGCCGATGGGCAGATCACCCCGCTCAAAAAGATTGACCCGGCCTTCAAACTTGACCCGCAGATCATCGAGTACGATTACGCCACTCGTTGGGACGCGCGCCTGAAGAATTCCAACAAAAAAGGCGAAGTACTCGGGCTGCCCATTAACGGCAACATCCAGCTGCTCTACTACCGCAAGGATCTGTTCGATAAAGCTGGTCTTGCTGCGCCGAAAACCTGGGCGGACGTGGAGAAAGCCGCAAAAGTGCTGCACGACGCCCCAAACATGTATGGGTTTGCGGCGCGCACGTCGCCGCCCGATTACGACTACCAGGGCATTCTGAACAGCTACATGGGTTCGGTGCTGAAGTACGACACGAGCAGCAAGCAGTGGGAAGTGAACCTGAGCCAGGACGTGGCGAGCAGGGCGCTCGACACCTGGGTGCGCCTCGGAAAGACATACGGGCCGCGCAACTACGCCAACCTCGGCCAGGCGGATATGGCCGCGCTGATGTCCAGCGGTCGCCTGGCGATGGGCGTGATGGTCTCCGCACTCGCTCCCAGCTTCGAGGACCCCAAAGTGTCTTCAGTGGTCGGCAAGGTTGCCGCGACTGTGGTGCCCGGCGCGACCGCCACCCGCCGCGCCACCATGAGTGGCATCTGGGTGATGGGCATCCCGCAAAACCTTCCCACCGCCCGCAAGAAGGCTGCGCTGGACTTCCTGGAGTGGGCCACCAGCAAGAAAGCCCAGATGAACTACGCGCGGGCCGGGGCCATCCCCGTCCGTCAGGACGTCTTCGAGGAACTGGGTGACGAAAAGCAGTTCGCGTGGATGAAAGCCATGGCGCAAAGCACACCATTTATCAAAGCGCAACCCCGCGTGCGGGAATCCGCGCAGATTATTGAAGTGCTCAACCGCCGCCTGCCGCAGGTGATCAGCGGCGGCGCGAAATCCGACGCGACGCTCGACGCTGCCGCGCGCGAAATCCACAAGATCCTCACTGACGCCGGTTACAAGGTCAAACCGCTGCGTTGA
- a CDS encoding ROK family transcriptional regulator — protein sequence MTTGNPPVAQHDRPSRSSAASRNAVLNVLKNTKEVTTDELVRRTGISQPTILKVLSALQHEGLIERYRHGEPTGGRPPILYRYSAQAGTILGIEAELPVIRAALMDLAGNTLTTKQWTVDLTLETPQLIDALLSSIQHFADTAIPADTHLQTCGLAVTGFIDQTRGLWIGSARIDILQDIPIQQQLAAVLQRPVHLIHQIDALTLAEPAQHTVFHNQPFLYFDVAEGIGLRLANAGTPVTGMFGNAGLIGHTTVVPDGRRCVCGNHGCLEEYASARAFRRLLRELHDEHPHSALNQLGHPAVLSDAVQLMHLGDEHAKRIVDELVRFLAIGIANAVNVFEVTNVVLGGYIIEGGESLNRQLLHQTRTHLQPILGRNLNLVFSTASRDIAAPLGAAHHALQLATLPTPA from the coding sequence GTGACCACCGGGAATCCCCCTGTGGCCCAGCATGACCGTCCCAGCCGGTCATCCGCTGCCAGCCGCAACGCCGTTCTGAATGTCCTCAAGAACACCAAAGAAGTCACCACAGACGAACTTGTCCGCCGCACCGGTATCAGCCAACCCACCATCTTGAAAGTTCTCAGTGCTTTGCAACATGAAGGGCTGATCGAGCGCTACCGCCACGGGGAACCAACCGGCGGACGCCCGCCCATCCTTTACCGCTACAGCGCACAAGCTGGCACCATCCTCGGCATTGAGGCCGAGCTTCCCGTCATCCGCGCCGCCCTGATGGACCTGGCCGGCAACACCCTCACCACCAAGCAGTGGACCGTCGACCTCACCCTCGAGACTCCCCAACTTATCGACGCCCTGCTCAGCAGCATCCAGCACTTCGCCGACACTGCCATCCCTGCCGACACCCACCTGCAAACCTGCGGACTTGCCGTCACCGGCTTCATCGACCAGACGCGCGGCTTGTGGATCGGCAGCGCCCGCATCGACATCTTGCAGGACATCCCCATCCAGCAGCAACTCGCCGCGGTCCTCCAGCGCCCCGTCCACCTGATCCACCAGATTGATGCGCTGACCCTCGCCGAACCAGCCCAGCATACGGTGTTTCACAACCAGCCATTCTTATACTTCGATGTTGCCGAAGGCATCGGGCTGCGCCTTGCGAACGCCGGCACGCCCGTCACGGGCATGTTCGGGAACGCCGGTCTGATCGGTCACACCACCGTCGTGCCGGACGGTCGGCGCTGCGTCTGTGGCAACCACGGCTGCCTGGAGGAGTACGCCTCCGCGCGCGCTTTCCGCCGGCTGCTGCGCGAACTCCACGACGAGCACCCTCACAGCGCCCTCAACCAGCTCGGCCATCCCGCCGTCCTGAGCGACGCCGTGCAGCTCATGCACCTGGGTGACGAGCACGCCAAGCGCATCGTGGATGAACTGGTGCGTTTCCTCGCCATCGGCATCGCCAACGCCGTGAATGTCTTTGAGGTCACGAACGTCGTGCTGGGCGGTTACATCATCGAAGGCGGAGAATCCCTCAACCGGCAGCTGCTTCATCAGACCCGCACACACCTGCAACCCATCCTCGGCCGCAACCTCAACCTGGTCTTCTCAACCGCCAGTCGTGACATTGCTGCGCCGCTTGGCGCCGCGCACCATGCCCTGCAACTCGCCACCCTGCCCACGCCGGCCTGA
- a CDS encoding DUF4242 domain-containing protein → MPKYLIERKMPGAGQLSGDDLRSASQNSNGVLARMQQNGTNVQWVESYVTDDAIHCIYLAPNEEAVHEHARTAGLPADSVRQVRATISPMTAEP, encoded by the coding sequence ATGCCGAAGTATTTGATCGAGCGCAAAATGCCCGGAGCGGGCCAGTTGTCCGGCGATGATCTCAGGAGCGCGTCCCAGAACTCCAACGGTGTACTGGCCAGGATGCAGCAGAATGGGACAAACGTCCAATGGGTCGAAAGTTATGTCACTGACGATGCCATCCACTGCATCTACCTGGCACCGAACGAAGAAGCTGTTCATGAGCATGCCAGGACTGCTGGCCTGCCCGCAGACAGCGTGCGGCAGGTTCGGGCGACCATCAGTCCCATGACCGCAGAACCCTAA